The Streptomyces phaeolivaceus genome has a window encoding:
- a CDS encoding SGNH/GDSL hydrolase family protein, which translates to MRKRRHRSRAVFGAVSAAVAAAVLLAVTGCDATGGDSPGPEGTGSRAKPSASPTPTPAWDTTPESLVAVGDSITRGFDACKVLSDCPEVSWATGTDASVDSLAVRLLGASGAAGRSWNYAVTGARMADLPSQVARAVTRKPELVTVMVGANDACRATAADMTPVADFRADFEDSMATLRDSLPKAQVFVASVPDLKRLWSEGRKSPMGKQVWKLGICPSMLADPDALTTVAGERRDAVQDRVEAYNDVLREVCEKDRYCRYDEDAVFDYRFGQAQLSQWDWFHPSVDGQARLAEIAYRIVSAKES; encoded by the coding sequence ATGCGGAAGCGACGTCACCGTTCGAGGGCGGTGTTCGGCGCGGTCTCGGCGGCCGTCGCGGCGGCGGTCCTGCTGGCCGTGACCGGCTGCGACGCCACCGGCGGCGACTCCCCCGGCCCCGAGGGGACGGGGTCGCGGGCCAAGCCGTCCGCGTCGCCCACGCCCACCCCCGCCTGGGACACCACCCCCGAGTCGCTGGTCGCCGTCGGTGACTCGATCACACGTGGCTTCGACGCGTGCAAGGTGCTCTCCGACTGCCCCGAGGTGTCCTGGGCGACCGGTACCGACGCCTCGGTCGACAGTCTCGCCGTACGGCTGCTGGGCGCGTCCGGCGCGGCGGGGCGGAGCTGGAACTACGCGGTGACCGGGGCCCGGATGGCCGACCTGCCGAGCCAGGTGGCACGGGCGGTGACGCGTAAGCCCGAGCTGGTCACGGTGATGGTCGGGGCGAACGACGCGTGTCGCGCGACGGCCGCCGACATGACGCCGGTCGCCGACTTCCGCGCCGACTTCGAGGACTCGATGGCCACCCTGCGGGACTCGCTGCCCAAGGCGCAGGTGTTCGTGGCGAGCGTGCCGGATCTGAAGCGGCTGTGGTCCGAGGGGCGGAAGAGCCCGATGGGCAAGCAGGTGTGGAAGCTGGGCATCTGCCCGTCCATGCTGGCCGACCCCGACGCCCTCACCACGGTGGCCGGCGAGCGGCGCGACGCCGTCCAGGACCGGGTGGAGGCGTACAACGACGTCCTGCGCGAGGTGTGCGAGAAGGACCGCTACTGCCGGTACGACGAGGACGCCGTCTTCGACTACCGCTTCGGGCAGGCCCAGCTCAGCCAGTGGGACTGGTTCCATCCGAGTGTGGACGGGCAGGCGCGGCTGGCGGAGATCGCGTACCGGATCGTCAGCGCCAAGGAGTCGTGA
- a CDS encoding TetR/AcrR family transcriptional regulator: MSGTGGTRGVRSAERREEIVLAALEVIAERGYRGASLAAVAQRVGLTQQGLLHYFPTKDALLVAVLEERDRWDAVPDSPLRLDLLGSLVEYNAMRPGIVQTFSALLGESVTEGHPAREFFTERYGRVRGAMAAVLRAEYGDRLPSGLTPERAAPLLVAVMDGLQYQWLLDPGSVDMAEACRDFLALLGEGEGEGEESGESGEGGEGGEGGEGGEGGEGGEKGEDGVT, translated from the coding sequence ATGAGCGGTACCGGCGGAACCAGGGGTGTCCGGAGTGCGGAGCGGCGCGAGGAGATCGTGCTGGCGGCCCTGGAGGTGATCGCCGAGCGCGGCTACCGGGGTGCGAGCCTGGCCGCGGTCGCCCAGCGCGTCGGGCTCACCCAGCAGGGGCTGCTGCACTACTTCCCCACCAAGGACGCGCTGCTCGTGGCCGTCCTGGAGGAACGGGACCGGTGGGACGCCGTGCCCGACAGCCCGCTGCGGCTCGACCTGCTGGGCTCCCTCGTCGAGTACAACGCCATGCGTCCCGGCATCGTCCAGACCTTCTCCGCGCTGCTCGGCGAGAGCGTCACCGAGGGGCATCCCGCGCGGGAGTTCTTCACGGAGCGGTACGGGCGGGTGCGGGGGGCCATGGCGGCGGTGCTGCGCGCCGAGTACGGCGACCGGTTGCCGAGCGGGCTCACCCCGGAGCGGGCGGCGCCGCTGCTGGTGGCCGTGATGGACGGGTTGCAGTACCAGTGGCTGCTGGATCCCGGGAGCGTGGACATGGCCGAGGCGTGCCGGGACTTCCTGGCGCTGCTGGGTGAGGGTGAGGGTGAGGGTGAGGAGAGCGGGGAGAGCGGGGAGGGCGGGGAGGGCGGGGAGGGCGGGGAGGGCGGGGAGGGCGGGGAGGGCGGGGAGAAGGGGGAGGACGGGGTCACCTGA
- a CDS encoding aldose epimerase family protein — MSELFGTLSDGTPVHRWTLERGGTRVRILTYGGIVQSVELPDRDGRTADVVLGFADLDGYLRNQGPFFGALIGRYANRIAGGRFTLDGRVYELARDNPPNSLHGGPLGFDKRVWAAEGVADGAGVRLSRVSPDGEEGFPGRLEVSATYTLDEDGGALRIAYEAVTDAPTVVNLTNHSYWNLAGAGSGSAGGHELRIAASRVTPVDASLIPTGELDEVEGTRFDFRSARKVGSGYDHNFVLDKGVTGRAEGVAELWDAGSGRVLSVATTEPGMQLYTADHLEGVFGAGDGVALETQRFPDSPNRPRFPSAELRPGGVYRSETVYGFGVRS; from the coding sequence ATGAGCGAACTTTTCGGCACACTTTCCGACGGCACGCCCGTTCACCGGTGGACGCTGGAGCGGGGCGGCACCCGGGTGCGGATTCTGACGTACGGCGGGATCGTGCAGTCCGTGGAACTGCCCGACCGGGACGGGCGGACGGCGGACGTGGTGCTGGGGTTCGCCGACCTCGACGGGTATCTCCGGAATCAGGGGCCGTTCTTCGGCGCGCTCATCGGGCGGTACGCCAATCGGATCGCGGGCGGGAGGTTCACGCTCGACGGGCGGGTGTACGAACTGGCGCGCGACAACCCGCCGAACTCCCTGCACGGTGGCCCGCTCGGCTTCGACAAGCGGGTGTGGGCGGCGGAGGGTGTCGCGGACGGGGCCGGGGTGCGGCTGTCCCGGGTGAGCCCGGACGGGGAGGAGGGCTTCCCCGGGCGGCTGGAGGTGTCCGCGACGTACACGCTGGACGAGGACGGGGGTGCGCTGCGGATCGCGTACGAGGCGGTGACGGACGCGCCGACCGTCGTGAACCTCACCAATCACTCGTACTGGAATCTCGCGGGGGCCGGCAGCGGGAGCGCGGGTGGGCATGAGCTGCGGATCGCAGCGTCGCGGGTGACGCCGGTGGACGCGTCGCTGATTCCGACGGGTGAGCTGGACGAGGTGGAGGGGACGCGGTTCGACTTCCGTTCGGCGCGGAAGGTGGGGAGCGGGTACGACCACAACTTCGTGCTGGACAAGGGCGTTACGGGTCGGGCGGAGGGTGTCGCCGAGTTGTGGGACGCGGGGTCGGGGCGGGTGTTGAGTGTGGCTACGACCGAGCCGGGGATGCAGCTCTATACGGCGGATCATCTGGAGGGGGTGTTCGGGGCGGGGGACGGGGTGGCTCTGGAGACGCAGCGCTTTCCGGATTCGCCGAACCGGCCGCGGTTTCCCAGTGCGGAGTTGCGGCCGGGTGGCGTTTATCGGTCGGAGACGGTTTATGGGTTCGGGGTGCGTTCGTAG
- a CDS encoding glycoside hydrolase family 3 protein produces the protein MAATPGTAPTPADEAREAAVEKALARLDLDAKARLLSGQDMWTLPALPEIGLDSLVMSDGPIGVRGVRWTSDDPSVALPSPTALAATWDPELARRAGVLLAQEARRKGVHVLLAPTVNLHRSPLGGRHFEAYSEDPYLTGEIGSGYVNGVQSGGVGTTVKHFVANDAETERFTVNNLVSERALRELYLAPFEAIVANAHPWGIMTAYNQVNGSTMTEHRYLVNEVLRGEWGFDGFNVSDWMAARSTTGALAGGLDVAMPGPVTVYGEPLATAVRAGEVTEAEVDEAVRRVLRLAARVGILEGADPVVTELPAPVDGEALAREIARRSFVLVRNETSEGRAVLPLRPGAKVALIGAAARDARVLGGGSATVFPPRIVSPLDGLTAALPEGALTYVVGADPNEELAVADKGFTLRAVCRDSAGTLLGTGSAPNGQLQWMGTDLPDGVTHATLHTVELTGTFIPRETGTHTLGIKGLGAFTLTVDGTTHFDDVQRSDKDDPFQAFFGAPVPRAQVELTAGTPVDISLTHVVALPADIPFKVIGFSLCHQEPQRDPDELIAEAVEAARAADTAVVVVATTDRVESEGFDRADLHLPGRQDDLVRAVAAANPDTIVIVNSGSPVELPWHDDVAAVLLTWFPGQEGGAALADVLTGTHEPGGRLPTTWGTLSDAPVTRVTPTSGELPYDEDVFIGYRAWATHPATPTYAFGHGLGYTDWTYESLEVTGTTATVRVRNTGSREGRETIQLYLAPTTPDETRPARWLAGFATIEAAPGETKEAVIQLPRRAFEIWDETTNSWAHAAGSYEVEAARSLADRRLTAPVQA, from the coding sequence ATGGCGGCAACCCCGGGTACAGCTCCCACCCCGGCCGACGAGGCACGCGAGGCGGCCGTGGAGAAGGCTCTCGCCAGGCTGGACCTCGACGCCAAGGCGAGGCTGCTCTCCGGTCAGGACATGTGGACCCTGCCCGCGCTCCCCGAGATCGGCCTGGACTCCCTCGTCATGTCCGACGGCCCGATCGGCGTACGAGGGGTGCGCTGGACCAGCGACGACCCGTCCGTGGCCCTGCCCTCCCCGACCGCCCTCGCCGCCACCTGGGACCCCGAACTCGCCCGCCGGGCAGGCGTGTTGCTGGCCCAGGAGGCCCGCCGCAAGGGCGTCCACGTCCTTCTCGCCCCCACGGTCAATCTGCATCGCTCCCCGCTCGGCGGCCGTCACTTCGAGGCGTACAGCGAGGACCCGTACCTCACGGGCGAGATCGGCTCCGGTTACGTGAACGGCGTCCAGTCCGGCGGCGTCGGCACCACGGTCAAGCACTTCGTCGCCAACGACGCCGAGACCGAGCGCTTCACGGTGAACAACCTGGTCTCCGAACGCGCCCTGCGCGAGCTGTACCTCGCCCCCTTCGAGGCGATCGTGGCGAACGCCCACCCCTGGGGCATCATGACCGCCTACAACCAGGTCAACGGCTCCACGATGACCGAGCACCGCTACCTCGTGAACGAGGTCCTGCGCGGCGAGTGGGGTTTCGACGGCTTCAACGTCTCCGACTGGATGGCCGCCCGCTCCACCACCGGCGCGCTCGCCGGCGGTCTCGACGTCGCCATGCCCGGCCCGGTCACCGTCTACGGCGAGCCCCTGGCCACCGCCGTCCGCGCCGGGGAGGTCACGGAGGCCGAGGTCGACGAGGCGGTCCGCCGGGTGCTGCGGCTGGCCGCCCGCGTCGGCATCCTGGAGGGCGCCGACCCGGTGGTCACCGAACTCCCCGCCCCCGTGGACGGCGAGGCCCTGGCCCGCGAGATCGCCCGCCGCTCCTTCGTCCTGGTCCGCAACGAGACCTCGGAGGGCCGGGCTGTCCTCCCTCTCCGGCCGGGCGCGAAGGTGGCCCTGATCGGCGCGGCGGCCCGTGACGCCCGGGTCCTCGGCGGCGGCTCCGCCACCGTCTTCCCGCCCCGGATCGTCTCCCCGCTCGACGGCCTCACCGCCGCCCTCCCCGAAGGCGCGCTCACCTACGTCGTGGGCGCGGACCCCAACGAGGAACTGGCCGTGGCCGACAAGGGGTTCACCCTCCGGGCCGTCTGCCGCGACTCCGCCGGCACGCTCCTCGGCACCGGCTCCGCCCCCAACGGCCAGCTCCAGTGGATGGGTACGGACCTCCCCGACGGCGTCACCCACGCCACCCTGCACACCGTCGAGCTGACCGGCACCTTCATCCCGCGCGAGACGGGCACGCACACCCTCGGCATCAAGGGCCTCGGCGCCTTCACCCTCACCGTGGACGGCACGACCCACTTCGACGACGTCCAGCGCAGCGACAAGGACGACCCCTTCCAGGCGTTCTTCGGCGCCCCCGTCCCGAGGGCCCAGGTCGAGCTGACGGCGGGCACCCCCGTCGACATCTCCCTCACCCATGTCGTGGCGCTCCCCGCCGACATCCCCTTCAAGGTCATCGGCTTCTCCCTCTGCCACCAGGAGCCGCAGCGCGACCCCGACGAGCTGATCGCCGAGGCGGTCGAGGCGGCCCGCGCCGCCGACACGGCCGTGGTCGTGGTCGCCACCACCGACCGCGTCGAGTCCGAGGGCTTCGACCGTGCGGACCTCCACCTCCCCGGCCGGCAGGACGACCTGGTCCGCGCGGTGGCCGCCGCCAACCCCGACACGATCGTGATCGTCAACTCGGGCTCCCCGGTGGAACTCCCGTGGCACGACGACGTCGCCGCCGTCCTCCTCACCTGGTTCCCCGGCCAGGAGGGCGGCGCCGCCCTCGCCGACGTGCTCACCGGCACCCATGAGCCCGGCGGCCGTCTCCCCACCACCTGGGGCACCCTGTCCGACGCCCCCGTCACCAGGGTCACCCCCACCTCGGGCGAACTCCCCTACGACGAGGACGTCTTCATCGGCTACCGAGCCTGGGCCACCCACCCGGCGACCCCCACCTACGCCTTCGGCCACGGCCTCGGCTACACCGACTGGACCTACGAGTCCCTGGAGGTCACCGGCACGACGGCCACCGTCCGGGTCCGCAACACGGGCTCCCGCGAGGGCCGCGAAACCATCCAGCTCTACCTGGCTCCCACGACCCCGGACGAGACCCGCCCGGCCCGCTGGCTGGCAGGCTTCGCGACGATCGAGGCAGCCCCGGGCGAGACGAAGGAGGCAGTCATCCAACTCCCGCGCCGAGCTTTCGAGATCTGGGACGAGACGACCAACTCATGGGCGCACGCGGCAGGTTCATACGAGGTCGAGGCAGCCCGCTCCTTGGCCGACCGCCGTCTCACGGCACCGGTCCAGGCGTAG
- a CDS encoding beta-ketoacyl-[acyl-carrier-protein] synthase family protein, which translates to MSSTNRTVVVTGIGATTPLGGDATSTWEGLVAGRSGVGPLEQEWAADQAVRIAAQIAVEPSEVIPRPQARRLDRSAQFALIAAKEAWADAGYTETSADEGTVDADRVGAVIASGIGGVTTLLNQYDVLREKGVRRVSPHTVPMLMPNGPSANVGLYVGARAGVHTPVSACASGAEAIGYAIEMIRTGRADVVIAGGTEAAIHPLPIAAFGNMMAMSKNNEDPQGASRPYDTGRDGFVLGEGAGVVVLESAEHAAARGARVYAEAVGQGISADGHDIVQPEPGGRGIAHALQNLLDRTDLDPAEIVHVNAHGTSTPAGDIAELKALRKVFGDDTDHFAVSATKSMTGHLLGGAGGVETVATVLALYHRVAPPTINVNDLDPEAEANADIVRGEARKLPVEGRIAALNDSFGFGGHNVVLAFRTV; encoded by the coding sequence GTGAGCTCGACCAATCGCACCGTGGTCGTCACCGGTATCGGCGCAACCACACCGCTGGGTGGCGACGCGACTTCCACCTGGGAGGGACTGGTCGCCGGCAGGTCCGGCGTCGGTCCCCTGGAGCAGGAGTGGGCCGCCGACCAGGCGGTCCGTATCGCCGCGCAGATCGCCGTGGAGCCGTCCGAGGTCATCCCCCGGCCGCAGGCCCGCCGTCTGGACCGCTCGGCGCAGTTCGCGCTGATCGCGGCCAAGGAGGCGTGGGCCGACGCCGGTTACACGGAGACCTCGGCCGACGAGGGCACCGTCGACGCGGACCGCGTCGGCGCGGTCATCGCCTCCGGCATCGGCGGTGTGACGACGCTGCTCAACCAGTACGACGTGCTGAGGGAGAAGGGCGTACGCCGTGTCTCCCCGCACACCGTGCCCATGCTGATGCCCAACGGCCCGTCCGCCAACGTCGGTCTGTACGTGGGCGCGCGCGCCGGTGTGCACACCCCGGTCTCCGCCTGTGCGTCGGGCGCCGAGGCCATCGGCTACGCCATCGAGATGATCCGCACCGGCCGCGCCGATGTCGTGATCGCCGGTGGTACCGAGGCCGCCATCCACCCGCTGCCGATCGCCGCGTTCGGCAACATGATGGCGATGTCCAAGAACAACGAGGACCCGCAGGGCGCCTCCCGTCCGTACGACACCGGCCGTGACGGCTTCGTCCTCGGCGAGGGTGCCGGTGTCGTCGTCCTGGAGTCGGCCGAGCACGCGGCGGCGCGGGGTGCCCGGGTCTACGCCGAGGCCGTGGGCCAGGGCATCTCCGCCGACGGCCACGACATCGTGCAGCCGGAGCCGGGGGGGCGGGGCATCGCCCACGCCCTGCAGAACCTGCTGGACCGGACCGATCTGGACCCGGCGGAGATCGTGCACGTCAACGCGCACGGGACGTCGACGCCGGCCGGTGACATCGCCGAACTGAAGGCGCTGCGGAAGGTGTTCGGTGACGACACCGACCACTTCGCGGTGTCCGCGACGAAGTCGATGACCGGGCATCTGCTCGGTGGGGCCGGTGGGGTGGAGACGGTGGCGACGGTGCTCGCGCTGTACCACCGCGTGGCTCCGCCGACGATCAATGTGAACGACCTGGACCCCGAGGCCGAGGCCAACGCCGACATCGTGCGCGGTGAGGCGCGCAAGCTGCCGGTCGAGGGCCGCATCGCCGCCCTCAACGACTCCTTCGGGTTCGGCGGGCACAACGTGGTGCTGGCGTTCCGGACGGTCTGA
- a CDS encoding DUF3145 domain-containing protein — protein MTTRGVLYVHSAPRALCPHVEWAVAGVLGTRVNLDWIRQPAAPGTWRSEFSWQGQAGTASKLASALRGWHLLRFEVTAEPCATAEGERYSCTPDLGIFHAVTGIHGDILIPEDRLRAALLRSQRGETDLEADLSKLLGKPWDDELEPFRYAGEGAPVRWLHQVV, from the coding sequence GTGACGACACGTGGAGTCCTGTACGTGCACTCCGCGCCGCGTGCGCTGTGCCCGCACGTCGAGTGGGCCGTCGCGGGTGTTCTGGGGACCCGGGTGAACCTCGACTGGATCCGGCAGCCCGCCGCACCGGGCACCTGGCGCTCCGAGTTCTCCTGGCAGGGCCAGGCCGGCACCGCCTCCAAGCTGGCGTCCGCGCTGCGCGGCTGGCACCTCCTCCGCTTCGAGGTCACCGCCGAGCCCTGTGCCACCGCCGAGGGCGAGCGCTACAGCTGCACCCCCGACCTCGGTATCTTCCACGCCGTCACCGGTATCCACGGCGACATCCTCATCCCCGAGGACCGCCTCCGCGCGGCCCTGCTCCGCAGCCAACGAGGCGAGACCGACCTGGAGGCCGACCTCTCCAAGCTCCTGGGCAAGCCCTGGGACGACGAGTTGGAGCCGTTCCGCTACGCGGGCGAGGGCGCCCCGGTCCGCTGGCTGCACCAGGTGGTGTGA